The Fimbriimonadaceae bacterium nucleotide sequence GGTTCCGGTTGAATCCCGTGGCCAACCTCTGCTCCATCGTCGCGTTGGGCAGGAGGTCTCCGGCGAGCTGTTCGACCGTGAACTGGTCATACGGCATGTTCTTGTTGAAGGCGTCGATGACCCAGTCACGCCACCGCGATTGGAAGCGTTGGAAGTCGGCCTGGTAGCCGTTGCTGTCGGCATACCGGGCGTAGTCCATCCAGTCCATCGCCATCCGCTCGCCATAGCGGGGCGAGGCGAGCAACCGGTCGACGACCTTCTCATAGGCGTCGGGCGACTTGTCGTTGACGAACGCGTCGACTTCCGCCGGGGTGGGCGGCAGTCCGGTGAGGTCGAGCGACACCCGGCGGACGAGGGTCGGACGGTCGGCCTCGCCTTCGGGCGAGAGGCCGTGGGCCTCCAGGTTCGCGAGGACGAAGCGGTCGATCGCGTTCTTGGGCCAAGAGCTTTCCTTGACGGTAGGCAAGGGGGGCCGGACTGGCTTGACAAAAGCCCAGTGCTCCTTGTACTCCGCCCCCTGCTCGATCCAGTCACGGAGTGTCTGCTTCTCTTCTTTGCCCAGCTTCTTGTGCGAGCTGGGGGGCGGCATGACGACGTTTTCGTCCGTCGCCATGATCCGCTTGATCAGTTCGCTCTCGTCGGGCTTGCCCGGGACGACGCCTCGTTTGCCGTCCGGTAACTGCTTGGTCGCCCCGGCGAAGGTGTCCAGCCGGAGGCCGCCCGCACCCTCTCCCGAGCTCGGCCCATGGCAATCGACACACTTGCCCAATATCTGGCGGACGTCGCGGTTGAACTCGACTTTGTCCGGCTTCTTGGTCTGTGCCGACGGAAGGACCACGGCCACGGCCAAAGCCCCCGTTCCCGCCGCCAAAGCCGTCAAGGAGCCCAACCTGCTGCACATGGTCTCAGTTTAGCCAGGCTTTGCTACGCTTTGGAGTCTGGAAAGTGTCAACGTCTCTAGAACTGGTCGGTCATGAACATCTGGGGTTTCCGTGAAAATCCCCGGCCCATGAGCCAGAGTTCGTGCCGGGGCGGCCCGGCCGGGACGGCCACGACATCGAGCATCCCTCTGGTCCCTACCCACTGGCTGCCCGGCATGACCGGCCACCGCGCATAGCGGTTGTTGACCACCGCCTCCCGACAGACCATCGCCTCGTGGCAGATGTAGCCGCCGTCAAACGGCTCGCATGGGCGGGAGACCCATTCCCAATAGCGCCACCGCTGGTCGTCCCGGCGGAGCCTGTCGGGACTCTGTTCGGCCCACTCGGCATAGACATGCCTCACCTCGTCGTTCGACAAGGCGTGGGTCTCGGCTTGGTGCATGTCGATTTCGATGTCGCATCGGACGACCTCGTCGATGACTTGGAACCCGACCTTTTCGTAGACTCTGGCCCGTTCGGCAAAGAGTAAGGCCGGGCCCGCTCCGGCGAGGGCGGCCTCGACGAGCCCGCCAGCCAACCCTTGTCCCCGCGCGTCGGGCAGCGTCGCGACACCGGCGATGCCGTCGGCCTCGCCCCAACCAAAGTGGAGCGGCGTGGTCGTCAGGATCGACACCAGCCGTCCGCCCTCGAACGCGGCCCACTTGCGGTCAAGGTCGAAGAACGGTTCGCTGAAGAACACCAGCCGGGCGCGGTCTTGGTCCAGTTCGAAAACCTCGCACAACACCGACAAGAACGCCTCCTCCTCGCCGGGGCGGATCGGCCTGAACTCCCTCAACCCCTCTTCCCCTGGGGCTTAGCGGCCGGTGGCGTCGGCGGCGGAGCGGCAGGGTCGGGGACCACCTTCACCGTCACCTCGACCTCGTTCGGGCTGAACAAGCGGACACCCTCGGGCAAGATGACCTTGACCTTGACGGTCACGTCGGCACTCGCGTTCTCAATATGGACAGACTCGGTGGACAGGCTCGCCAAGGTGGACGCCAGCTCGGGCGGCACCTGGGCCTTGAGGACGGGCGGCTTGATCGTCGTCCCCGCGTATTTGAACCCCTTGGCCGGCTGGCCAAAGAGGGACGGCGCCACAACCAATGACCGCGGGCCCAGGGAAAGGAGGTTGGCGTCGATCTCGACGGTGTCGGGTTCCACGACCAAGGCAGTGACCGGCTTGCTCTCGCGGTCCAGAAGCTCGACCTTCCACCTCGTCTCTTGCCCCTCCGCCTCCTTGTTCAGGTCGTAACCGACCACGGCCCGGGCGACCTGCGCCACCACCGACTCGGGCCCGCGGACAAGCACTTTGGGCGGCACCGTGCCTGCGGTGAGACCCTCCGGGCCGGGTTGACGGAACTCGACGGCGAAGGTGGCGCGGACCTCCTTCTCCAGGCTGATGCGTTTGATCGCGTCTCGCGGCGTGTAGGTGAGGTCGAGGTCTTTGGGGCCCTGCACCATGATCCTTGCGTTGACGTTGCCTTCACCATAGCCGGTGACGTTGGCAAACGCCCGCAGGTCTTGTTCGCGCAGGCGGTCCATGGAGGCCTGGCTACCCGTCACGTCCACGCTCACCACCGCAGGCGGATAGACGGCGGCGATCCCGTCACGGGTCTCGATGGTCAAGGGCACGTTGAAGACCTTGTTGCGCGTCGGCTCGCCGACGGCCAGCCACATGAGGATCGTCAGGACGAACGACAGGAGGAACAGGGCGATGTCTTGCCGCTTCATGGCTTGGGCGCCTCCACTTCGTCGAGCAACTCTCTTCTCAGGAAAGCCCTCAGGTCCTGGATATGCTCGATATCGACGAGTTTCCCGTCGTACGCGACACTGATCCGGCCGCGCTCCTCACTGACGATGACCACGATGCAGTCGGTCACCTCTGAAATGCCAAGACCCGCCCGGTGCCGAAGATGCTTGTTCCGGTCGACCTTGGCGCTCTCGCTGAGCGGCAACCGGCAACCGGCCG carries:
- a CDS encoding GNAT family N-acetyltransferase — translated: MREFRPIRPGEEEAFLSVLCEVFELDQDRARLVFFSEPFFDLDRKWAAFEGGRLVSILTTTPLHFGWGEADGIAGVATLPDARGQGLAGGLVEAALAGAGPALLFAERARVYEKVGFQVIDEVVRCDIEIDMHQAETHALSNDEVRHVYAEWAEQSPDRLRRDDQRWRYWEWVSRPCEPFDGGYICHEAMVCREAVVNNRYARWPVMPGSQWVGTRGMLDVVAVPAGPPRHELWLMGRGFSRKPQMFMTDQF